A genomic region of Candidatus Eisenbacteria bacterium contains the following coding sequences:
- a CDS encoding tetratricopeptide repeat protein, which produces LRQKGWDPGHASVLYYNLGAIYWKLGQKDKTVEALEAALREDPRNDEAREQLRLARESLSKVGD; this is translated from the coding sequence CCTGAGACAGAAGGGCTGGGATCCGGGGCACGCTTCGGTGCTCTACTACAACCTCGGCGCGATCTACTGGAAGCTCGGCCAGAAGGACAAGACCGTCGAGGCGCTGGAAGCCGCGCTCAGGGAGGACCCGCGGAACGACGAGGCCCGCGAGCAGCTGCGCCTCGCGCGGGAGAGCCTGAGCAAAGTGGGGGATTGA
- a CDS encoding SRPBCC domain-containing protein produces MPRADFWVAASIALALGGSPATSLAAPTEAAADDAVVNEAVIDGPADEIWRLITTKSGMESWMVPHAEVDLRVGGFVRTNHAPDGKIGDPRTVTNRILALQPKQKFSFQIAEVPDGIPMIAMLVGTQYEVQLRPLSRKQTRVRCMGRGFPGGPLGYTVRAFADRGSEWALQQLEKVFVDRKARARSK; encoded by the coding sequence TTGCCTCGCGCTGACTTCTGGGTCGCCGCATCGATCGCCCTGGCCCTTGGCGGCTCTCCTGCTACCTCCCTCGCGGCGCCGACCGAGGCAGCCGCGGACGACGCGGTCGTCAACGAAGCCGTGATCGACGGGCCGGCCGACGAGATCTGGCGCCTGATCACGACCAAGAGCGGAATGGAGTCGTGGATGGTGCCGCACGCCGAGGTGGATCTGCGCGTCGGCGGGTTCGTGAGGACGAACCACGCCCCGGACGGCAAGATCGGCGATCCGAGGACCGTCACGAACCGGATTCTCGCCCTGCAGCCGAAGCAGAAGTTTTCGTTCCAGATCGCGGAAGTCCCCGATGGAATCCCGATGATCGCAATGCTTGTCGGGACTCAATACGAGGTTCAGCTGAGGCCGCTCAGCCGCAAGCAGACGCGCGTCCGGTGCATGGGCCGTGGATTTCCGGGAGGGCCGCTCGGCTACACCGTGCGGGCATTCGCCGATCGGGGAAGCGAGTGGGCGCTCCAGCAGCTGGAGAAGGTGTTCGTCGATCGGAAGGCGCGGGCCCGCTCGAAGTAA
- a CDS encoding radical SAM protein: MRRLRVGIVDLVARTPTRSLYAWVMHANLASIMPQVIGVWCEEQGHEVELVCYTGFEDLTRLIPHDIDILFISAFSQAAQLSYAISNMYRKKGVITALGGPHARCYPQDSQKYFDYVLGFTDKETLKTVLDDCTQHRPVGLYLTAKKHPPTLPGVRERWKFIEPIIAKAPTFKLVPMIGSLGCPYTCPFCIDSTVDYQPLGFEQIREDLRFLRTKMKRPRVGWHDPNFGVRFNDYMNTIEDAVPPGSIDFVAESSLSLLAEPHLVRMKKNGFKGILPGIESWYSLGNKAGTGSAIQGAEKVRQVSEHVNQVLRYIPYVQTNFVLGLDMDQGDEPFELTKRFVDMTPGAFPGYSLLTAFGQAAPLNLQLQKDQRVSAFPFHFLNNNHAMNVKPKNYGWPEFYDRVIDLTEYTFSWRAIVNRYRASKEAIPRWMNVVRAISTEGFGRIRYHNAVRQMLDQDPTFLPYFDGESESLPQFYVDRVKRDLGGLWDHLPEGALYHDPNAYLKSHTRGNGDPALALPIVS; this comes from the coding sequence CTGCGACGACTTCGCGTAGGGATCGTTGACCTCGTAGCCCGAACGCCGACGCGCTCGTTATACGCATGGGTGATGCACGCAAACCTCGCGAGCATCATGCCCCAGGTGATCGGCGTATGGTGTGAAGAACAAGGCCACGAAGTCGAGCTCGTCTGCTACACCGGATTCGAAGACCTCACCCGGCTGATCCCCCACGACATCGACATCCTCTTCATCAGCGCCTTCAGCCAGGCGGCCCAGCTTTCCTACGCGATCAGCAACATGTACCGGAAGAAGGGCGTCATCACAGCGCTCGGCGGACCGCACGCGCGATGCTATCCCCAAGATTCGCAGAAGTACTTCGACTACGTGCTTGGATTCACCGACAAGGAAACGCTGAAGACGGTTCTGGACGATTGCACTCAGCACCGGCCGGTCGGGCTCTACCTGACCGCGAAGAAACACCCGCCGACGCTACCCGGCGTTCGCGAGCGATGGAAATTCATCGAGCCGATCATCGCGAAGGCGCCGACGTTCAAGCTCGTCCCGATGATCGGGAGCCTCGGTTGTCCGTACACCTGCCCCTTCTGCATCGATTCGACCGTCGATTATCAGCCGCTCGGCTTCGAGCAGATCCGGGAGGACCTCCGCTTCCTGCGCACGAAGATGAAGCGGCCGCGGGTCGGATGGCATGACCCCAACTTCGGCGTCCGGTTCAACGACTACATGAACACGATCGAGGACGCCGTGCCCCCCGGCAGCATCGATTTCGTCGCCGAGAGCAGCCTGTCGCTCCTCGCGGAGCCGCACCTCGTCCGCATGAAGAAGAACGGCTTCAAGGGGATCCTCCCCGGGATCGAATCGTGGTATTCCCTCGGGAACAAGGCTGGAACGGGAAGCGCGATCCAGGGCGCGGAGAAGGTCCGCCAGGTCTCCGAGCACGTGAACCAGGTGCTCCGCTACATCCCGTACGTGCAGACCAATTTCGTCTTGGGGTTGGACATGGACCAGGGCGATGAGCCGTTCGAGCTGACGAAGCGATTCGTCGACATGACGCCGGGCGCGTTTCCCGGCTACTCGCTCCTCACGGCGTTCGGGCAGGCGGCGCCGCTCAACCTGCAATTGCAGAAGGACCAGCGGGTGTCCGCGTTCCCCTTCCACTTCCTGAACAACAATCACGCGATGAACGTGAAGCCGAAGAATTACGGGTGGCCGGAATTCTACGACCGTGTGATCGACCTCACCGAATACACGTTCTCATGGCGCGCCATCGTGAACCGGTATCGCGCGAGCAAGGAAGCCATCCCGCGCTGGATGAACGTGGTCCGCGCGATCTCGACGGAGGGCTTCGGCCGGATCCGCTACCACAACGCCGTGCGGCAGATGCTCGACCAAGACCCGACGTTCCTCCCTTACTTCGACGGCGAGAGCGAATCGCTGCCGCAATTCTACGTCGATCGGGTGAAGCGCGACCTGGGCGGCCTGTGGGATCATCTTCCCGAGGGGGCCCTGTACCACGACCCCAACGCGTACTTGAAGTCCCACACCCGGGGGAACGGGGATCCCGCTCTCGCGCTTCCCATCGTCTCCTAG
- a CDS encoding ABC transporter permease: protein MKLAVDLRESFHVAIAAIRARKARGALTTLGIIIGIVAVVLTMTAVNGLQNRFRESFSSIGTDVLYVSRMPWIVMNDFFQFRNRPPLDLREARELEKNMRGRAVVNPTMEGRQDAKYQAETMEGVPVIGTTEKQTILSSAVPQTGRFLQSYDVRYKKYVCVIGTDVKDALFGSTNPLNKSLKVGRTLFRVIGVMEKQGGSFMGGPNFDRQIFVPITSFVGAFGGGRGQDVNVAVKAPRQETLKDTEYEVIGEMRKIRRLRPVQPDNFSINKLDTLVGTFSNLMGVVLVVGLIVTSISLFVGAVGVMNIMFVSVTERTREIGVRKAIGATKRVILSQFLMESCTICLLGGVIGIVLASILTAVINAVLMPATVSWPIVIVAVTVSMGVGIVAGVAPAYRGAKLDPIEALRYE from the coding sequence GTGAAGCTGGCGGTTGATCTAAGAGAGTCGTTTCACGTCGCCATCGCGGCCATCCGCGCCCGGAAAGCGCGCGGCGCCCTGACCACGCTGGGAATCATCATCGGCATCGTCGCCGTCGTCCTGACGATGACGGCGGTGAACGGTCTGCAGAACAGATTCCGCGAGAGCTTCTCCTCCATCGGCACGGACGTGCTCTACGTATCGCGCATGCCTTGGATCGTCATGAATGACTTCTTCCAGTTTCGCAATCGCCCGCCGCTCGATCTCCGCGAAGCGCGCGAGCTGGAGAAGAACATGCGCGGCCGGGCCGTCGTCAATCCCACCATGGAGGGGCGGCAGGACGCGAAGTACCAGGCCGAGACCATGGAGGGAGTGCCAGTCATCGGCACCACCGAAAAGCAGACGATCCTGTCGAGCGCCGTACCGCAGACCGGACGATTTCTACAGTCGTACGACGTTCGATACAAGAAGTACGTTTGCGTCATCGGAACGGACGTGAAGGACGCCCTGTTCGGATCCACGAACCCCCTCAACAAATCCCTGAAGGTCGGCCGGACCCTGTTCCGCGTCATCGGCGTCATGGAGAAGCAGGGGGGAAGTTTCATGGGAGGCCCGAACTTCGATCGGCAGATCTTCGTCCCGATCACTTCCTTCGTGGGCGCTTTCGGAGGCGGCCGCGGGCAGGACGTCAACGTGGCGGTGAAGGCGCCCCGCCAGGAGACCTTGAAGGATACCGAGTACGAAGTCATCGGGGAGATGCGAAAGATCCGCAGGCTGCGTCCGGTTCAGCCCGACAACTTCTCGATCAACAAGCTGGACACCCTCGTGGGCACGTTCAGCAACCTGATGGGCGTGGTGCTTGTGGTGGGGCTCATCGTAACCAGCATCTCGCTCTTTGTCGGCGCCGTGGGCGTGATGAACATCATGTTCGTCTCCGTCACGGAGCGGACGCGGGAAATCGGGGTGCGGAAAGCCATCGGCGCGACCAAGCGCGTGATCCTCTCCCAGTTCCTGATGGAGTCGTGCACCATCTGCCTTCTCGGGGGAGTGATCGGAATCGTCTTGGCGTCGATATTGACCGCGGTCATCAACGCCGTGCTGATGCCCGCGACGGTTTCGTGGCCCATCGTGATCGTCGCGGTCACGGTGTCGATGGGAGTCGGAATCGTCGCCGGCGTGGCGCCCGCCTATCGGGGCGCCAAGCTCGATCCGATCGAAGCGCTCCGGTATGAGTGA
- a CDS encoding porin family protein → MRARRGRRRQNARPQRPERPSRAVRFVVPFQTVPGQASGRDVVAESSPSRHAEVTMLARTLAVSLSVALLTLLSATGASAGSYPHERDGMVLGFNVGGGSAGISATGLDSNREGGFGGNFRVGYAFSPQVAAGLEGNLWTKSVDNETWTFSFGGPALTYYPGATGFFVRGGVGVGTADYSVDQGGGVTTSVSDDGFGFLVGTGYEWRLGHKFALGPQFDYAHAKVNTDFSVNYFNFTMGLNWYF, encoded by the coding sequence ATGCGAGCGAGGCGTGGCAGGCGGAGGCAAAACGCCAGGCCTCAGCGCCCTGAGAGACCTTCCCGCGCCGTCCGATTCGTCGTACCTTTCCAAACGGTGCCCGGCCAAGCATCCGGGCGTGATGTGGTCGCGGAGTCCAGCCCATCCAGACACGCGGAGGTGACGATGCTCGCACGTACGCTAGCAGTCTCGCTCTCGGTCGCGCTCTTGACCCTTCTCTCGGCGACGGGGGCCAGCGCCGGAAGCTATCCACACGAGCGCGACGGCATGGTCCTCGGATTCAATGTGGGCGGAGGTAGCGCGGGGATCAGCGCCACCGGCTTGGACAGCAACCGCGAGGGTGGATTCGGCGGGAACTTCCGGGTCGGCTACGCCTTCTCACCCCAGGTTGCCGCGGGCCTCGAGGGCAACCTGTGGACGAAGAGCGTGGACAACGAAACCTGGACGTTCAGCTTCGGCGGCCCCGCGCTGACCTACTATCCAGGCGCGACGGGCTTCTTCGTCCGGGGTGGCGTCGGGGTCGGAACCGCCGATTACAGCGTCGATCAAGGTGGTGGCGTCACGACCTCGGTATCTGACGACGGGTTCGGCTTCCTCGTCGGGACCGGCTACGAGTGGAGATTGGGTCATAAGTTCGCGCTCGGTCCGCAATTCGACTACGCGCACGCCAAGGTGAACACCGATTTCTCGGTGAATTACTTCAACTTCACCATGGGCCTAAACTGGTACTTCTAG
- a CDS encoding tetratricopeptide repeat protein, with the protein MTATTLLFVPIFAAFARRHAHVVILAAALVIAPVTIRNAVKGGEAVLISTNAGINLYIGNNPRYEETVQIRPDHHWTELTKEPYEHGIRTHSGWSDYFARRVFQWALEDPIDFLRLQLKKVRLLLGGDEIFRNQAIYPSRQYSPVLSVLLWKAPGLAFPFGLLAPLAVLGLVVAWRRAPLLACLVVAYALSIVAFFVAARYRAPLVPYLAIFAAEAVRWFVTAAPARKAASLAGVAATYAVCNLGQGGMSSRMNADAEYSLAAMLQTEGHAGEAMSHYKIALEDRPSYSEAWVNLGVLEASQGDVAAASHAFEEGLRLDPNDATALMDLAALREREHRWEEAIGLYLRAAALSPGDDAPGKRIAYLRGILSGR; encoded by the coding sequence GTGACGGCCACAACCCTGCTGTTCGTCCCGATCTTCGCCGCGTTCGCGAGACGCCACGCGCATGTCGTGATTCTGGCCGCGGCACTCGTCATCGCGCCCGTGACGATTCGGAACGCGGTGAAGGGCGGGGAAGCGGTCCTTATCTCGACCAACGCGGGAATCAACCTCTATATCGGGAATAACCCCCGCTACGAGGAGACGGTCCAGATCCGGCCCGATCATCATTGGACCGAGCTGACCAAAGAGCCCTACGAGCACGGAATCCGGACGCATAGCGGCTGGTCCGACTATTTCGCCCGGCGGGTATTCCAATGGGCGCTGGAGGACCCAATCGACTTTCTCCGGCTCCAACTGAAGAAGGTGCGACTCCTCCTCGGGGGGGATGAGATCTTCAGGAATCAGGCCATCTATCCTTCCCGGCAATACTCGCCTGTTCTCTCGGTTCTGCTCTGGAAGGCGCCGGGCCTCGCCTTCCCGTTCGGCCTGCTCGCCCCCCTCGCCGTGCTGGGACTGGTGGTGGCGTGGAGGCGCGCCCCGCTTCTCGCGTGCCTGGTCGTCGCCTACGCGCTCTCGATCGTCGCGTTCTTCGTCGCCGCCCGGTACCGCGCCCCGCTCGTCCCGTATCTCGCGATTTTCGCGGCGGAGGCCGTCCGCTGGTTTGTCACGGCCGCGCCGGCGCGGAAGGCCGCCTCCCTGGCGGGGGTCGCCGCGACCTATGCGGTGTGCAATCTGGGCCAGGGCGGAATGTCGTCGCGAATGAACGCCGATGCGGAGTATTCGCTGGCGGCGATGCTCCAGACCGAGGGGCACGCCGGCGAGGCGATGAGCCACTACAAGATCGCCTTGGAGGACCGGCCGAGCTACTCCGAGGCCTGGGTGAATCTGGGCGTCCTGGAAGCATCGCAAGGGGACGTGGCCGCGGCGTCGCACGCGTTCGAAGAGGGCTTGAGGCTCGACCCCAACGACGCCACGGCCCTCATGGATCTGGCCGCGCTGCGGGAGCGGGAGCATCGGTGGGAGGAGGCGATCGGCCTCTACCTGCGCGCGGCGGCCCTGAGTCCCGGCGACGACGCTCCCGGGAAGCGCATCGCGTACCTGCGCGGGATCCTGTCGGGTCGGTAA
- a CDS encoding OmpA family protein — MGNHLNSAILRASVAALVVTGAAGCSSLTKEQKGAIIGAAAGGAAGGVIGKQTGSTARGAIIGAVVGGVAGGIIGHQMDKQAQELKQNIPGAVVERVGEGIQITFASGLMFEFDSDVVRGDARTNLNTLARSLDKYDKSDLMIVGHTDNVGTRAYNQDLSERRANSAARYLHSQGVTRRIATRGLGEDEPVATNDTDSGRRKNRRVEVAIYASEAWQAEAKRQASAP; from the coding sequence ATGGGAAACCACCTGAATTCTGCGATTCTCAGGGCGTCCGTAGCCGCCCTCGTCGTTACGGGCGCGGCCGGATGCTCGTCGCTGACCAAGGAGCAGAAGGGCGCGATCATCGGAGCCGCCGCCGGCGGCGCCGCGGGCGGCGTCATCGGAAAGCAGACGGGATCGACCGCGCGGGGCGCGATCATCGGGGCCGTCGTGGGCGGCGTGGCCGGCGGGATCATCGGGCATCAGATGGACAAGCAGGCGCAGGAGCTCAAGCAGAACATCCCGGGAGCCGTCGTCGAGCGCGTGGGCGAGGGGATCCAGATCACGTTCGCGTCCGGGCTGATGTTCGAGTTCGACTCCGACGTCGTTCGGGGTGACGCGCGGACCAACCTGAATACGCTCGCGAGAAGCCTGGATAAGTACGACAAGTCGGATCTGATGATCGTCGGCCACACGGACAACGTGGGAACCCGCGCGTACAATCAGGACCTCTCGGAGCGCCGCGCCAATTCCGCGGCCCGATACCTGCACTCCCAGGGAGTCACGCGTCGCATCGCGACCCGGGGGCTCGGCGAGGACGAGCCGGTCGCAACGAACGATACGGATTCCGGGCGCCGCAAGAATCGCCGCGTCGAGGTAGCGATCTATGCGAGCGAGGCGTGGCAGGCGGAGGCAAAACGCCAGGCCTCAGCGCCCTGA
- a CDS encoding ornithine cyclodeaminase family protein, with amino-acid sequence MKVRIIAQADVPRLLPMAECVSLMADALRGLARGESVQPLRTVTRVPEGGGLLASMPAYLGSPRALGVKVITVTPANQGTPFDSHQGAVLLFEPVHGSLVAVIDATSITSIRTAAVSAVATDALARNGVTSAAILGSGVQAAAHLEALRVVRPIERVRVWSRSFDHAKAFAARESARHGIRIDAARSAREAVDGAEVVCVATAAREPVLLGEWIAPGTHVNAVGACVPTCRELDTEAVRKARLFVDRRESALHEAGDILIPIREGAIREDHIIGEIGDVLLGRVQGRRGDEEITLFKSLGLAIEDLAAAHRIHANATAGGVGSIVDLGGHRDAPA; translated from the coding sequence ATGAAGGTTCGAATCATCGCCCAGGCTGACGTCCCCCGGCTCCTCCCCATGGCGGAGTGCGTGAGCCTGATGGCGGACGCGCTCCGGGGCCTGGCCCGGGGGGAATCGGTCCAGCCGCTCCGCACCGTCACGCGCGTTCCGGAAGGAGGGGGCCTCCTCGCGTCCATGCCCGCCTATCTGGGCAGCCCTCGCGCCCTCGGCGTGAAGGTCATCACCGTGACCCCGGCGAACCAGGGCACGCCGTTCGACTCGCACCAGGGCGCGGTGCTGCTTTTCGAGCCGGTGCACGGAAGCCTCGTCGCGGTCATCGACGCGACGTCGATCACCTCGATCCGGACCGCCGCCGTAAGCGCAGTCGCGACCGACGCCCTGGCGCGAAACGGCGTCACCAGCGCGGCGATTCTGGGATCCGGCGTTCAGGCGGCGGCGCACCTCGAAGCCCTGCGGGTGGTCCGGCCGATCGAGCGGGTGCGCGTCTGGAGCCGGAGCTTCGATCACGCGAAGGCGTTCGCCGCGCGCGAATCGGCACGTCACGGGATCCGGATCGACGCGGCGCGCTCCGCGCGCGAAGCCGTCGACGGAGCGGAGGTCGTCTGCGTTGCGACGGCGGCGCGGGAGCCGGTGCTCCTCGGAGAGTGGATCGCGCCCGGCACGCACGTGAACGCGGTCGGTGCCTGTGTCCCGACGTGTCGCGAGCTCGACACGGAGGCGGTGCGGAAAGCGCGCCTCTTCGTCGACCGGCGCGAGTCCGCGCTTCACGAGGCCGGCGACATCCTGATCCCAATCCGAGAAGGCGCCATCCGGGAGGATCACATCATCGGGGAGATCGGCGACGTCCTCCTCGGCCGAGTTCAAGGGCGCCGCGGCGACGAGGAGATCACCCTGTTCAAATCCTTGGGCCTCGCGATCGAGGATCTGGCGGCGGCACACAGGATCCACGCCAACGCGACGGCGGGCGGCGTCGGGTCGATCGTCGATCTTGGAGGGCACCGCGATGCGCCCGCTTGA
- a CDS encoding FtsX-like permease family protein, translating into MRLRDTLHMSMGTLLSNRLRSILTLVGIVAGVASIIAVMTAISVVQSTMEKEMSVLGAQTFQVQKWPAGGFGSDADRRRAMRRPPLTLKDAAAIREHVESADLVGSELWDFGFVVEYNGESTNPNVSICGGTPEYPQNNTHYVGLGRNISPIDVMSARNVAVIGYALGKKFFPFVDPIGKMIRVDKRKYEVVGVFDEKKSAFGAGYDNYVLIPVSTFIKTYGLTDRNGFSRSVNITVRAKTPQLIGDAIEQTRQVLRSERGVKPNEVDNFEFFNSESLITRFNEMSMSVKIAAFVIGIIALLVAGIGIMNIMLVAVTERTREIGIRKAIGAKGITILTQFLLEAVILCNIGGVIGVIVGFGLGNLVALFAHFDVNVPMQWAVIGLVFCSAVGIVFGLLPAIRASRLHPIDALRYE; encoded by the coding sequence ATGCGCCTGCGTGACACGCTCCACATGTCGATGGGGACCCTCCTCAGCAACAGGCTGAGGTCCATCCTCACGCTCGTGGGAATCGTCGCGGGGGTGGCGTCGATCATCGCCGTGATGACCGCGATATCCGTCGTCCAGTCGACAATGGAGAAGGAAATGAGCGTCCTGGGCGCCCAGACGTTCCAGGTCCAGAAGTGGCCCGCGGGCGGATTCGGTTCGGACGCGGATCGCCGTCGGGCCATGCGCCGGCCCCCGCTCACGCTGAAGGACGCCGCCGCGATCCGGGAACACGTCGAATCCGCGGACCTGGTGGGGTCCGAGCTCTGGGACTTCGGGTTCGTCGTGGAGTACAACGGTGAATCGACGAATCCGAACGTCTCCATCTGCGGCGGGACACCCGAGTATCCCCAGAACAATACCCATTACGTCGGACTCGGGCGGAACATCTCGCCGATCGACGTCATGAGCGCGCGCAACGTGGCCGTCATCGGCTACGCGCTGGGGAAGAAGTTCTTCCCCTTCGTGGATCCCATCGGAAAGATGATCCGGGTCGACAAGCGCAAGTACGAGGTCGTGGGCGTATTCGACGAGAAGAAGTCGGCATTCGGGGCGGGCTATGACAACTACGTCCTGATTCCGGTTTCGACGTTCATCAAGACCTACGGGCTCACGGATCGAAACGGGTTCTCCCGCTCCGTCAACATCACGGTGCGGGCCAAAACCCCGCAGCTGATCGGGGATGCGATCGAGCAGACGCGCCAGGTGCTGCGGAGCGAGCGGGGCGTCAAGCCCAACGAGGTCGATAACTTCGAGTTCTTCAACAGCGAAAGCTTGATCACGCGATTCAATGAGATGAGCATGAGCGTGAAGATCGCGGCCTTCGTTATCGGGATCATCGCGCTGCTCGTGGCGGGCATCGGCATCATGAACATCATGCTGGTGGCCGTGACCGAGCGGACGCGTGAGATCGGGATTCGGAAGGCGATCGGGGCCAAGGGCATCACGATCCTGACGCAGTTCCTCCTGGAAGCCGTGATCCTCTGTAATATCGGCGGCGTGATCGGCGTGATCGTGGGATTCGGGCTGGGGAACCTCGTGGCCCTCTTCGCCCACTTCGACGTGAACGTGCCGATGCAATGGGCCGTGATCGGGTTGGTGTTCTGCTCCGCCGTGGGGATCGTCTTCGGTCTCCTGCCCGCGATCCGCGCCTCCCGACTGCACCCCATCGACGCGCTGCGCTACGAGTAG
- a CDS encoding pyridoxal-phosphate dependent enzyme encodes MRPLEAPRLEEIRAARERIASTVLRTPLVRLQADDAPAEIHLKLENLQPIGSFKLRGAANAMRLHPRDALARGVYTASAGNMAQGVAWNARLLGVPCAVVVPEHAPRTKLDAIERLGARIVKVPFDVWWSVLVERSYPGMEGLFIHPVSDLAVIAGHGTIGLEILEDLPDVDAILVPYGGGGLSSGIAAAARALKPGVKIFACEVATAAPFAASLAAGSPRSIEHRPSFVDGIGGKSLLAEMWPMVRELLAGSITVEVAEAAAAVRLLVERNRVVAEGAGAVPVAAALTGRAGPGTVACVVSGGNIDAEKLAKILAGGIP; translated from the coding sequence ATGCGCCCGCTTGAGGCGCCGCGCCTCGAGGAGATTCGCGCCGCCCGCGAGCGGATCGCGTCCACCGTCTTGCGGACGCCGCTGGTGCGTCTCCAAGCGGACGACGCTCCGGCCGAGATCCACCTGAAGCTCGAGAATCTGCAGCCGATCGGCTCGTTCAAGCTGCGCGGCGCTGCGAACGCGATGCGGCTTCACCCTCGCGACGCGCTCGCACGAGGCGTCTATACCGCGAGCGCGGGAAACATGGCGCAGGGGGTCGCATGGAACGCTCGTCTCCTGGGCGTCCCCTGCGCGGTGGTCGTCCCCGAGCACGCGCCGCGCACGAAGCTCGACGCGATCGAGAGGCTGGGCGCCCGCATCGTGAAAGTACCTTTCGACGTCTGGTGGAGCGTGTTGGTCGAGCGCAGCTATCCCGGCATGGAGGGTCTCTTTATCCACCCGGTGAGCGACCTCGCCGTGATCGCCGGGCACGGCACGATCGGCCTCGAGATCCTGGAAGATCTCCCTGATGTCGACGCGATCCTCGTCCCCTATGGCGGCGGCGGGCTGAGCTCGGGCATCGCAGCCGCGGCCCGGGCGCTCAAGCCCGGCGTGAAGATCTTCGCCTGCGAGGTGGCCACCGCGGCGCCCTTCGCCGCATCGCTCGCCGCGGGCTCGCCGCGCTCGATCGAGCACAGGCCTAGCTTCGTGGACGGAATCGGCGGGAAGAGCCTGCTCGCGGAGATGTGGCCGATGGTGAGGGAGCTCCTCGCGGGGTCGATCACCGTGGAAGTCGCGGAGGCGGCGGCGGCGGTCCGCCTCCTCGTGGAGCGGAATCGGGTCGTCGCGGAAGGGGCGGGAGCGGTGCCGGTCGCCGCCGCGCTCACCGGGCGCGCCGGCCCCGGAACGGTGGCGTGCGTCGTTTCCGGCGGCAACATCGACGCGGAGAAGTTAGCGAAGATCCTGGCGGGAGGAATCCCGTGA
- the purT gene encoding formate-dependent phosphoribosylglycinamide formyltransferase has protein sequence MRIGTPLSETATKVMLLGAGELGKEVIIALQRLGVEVIAVDRYAHAPGHHLAHRFHVIDMTDAAALRALVEAERPHIIVPEIEAIATDELKRIEDAGLATVIPTARAAQLTMNREGIRRLAAETLRLPTSRYEFAESAEQVRNAATHLGFPCLIKPVMSSSGKGQSVLDRIGDVEKAWTYAISSGRVNRGRVIVEEMVRFDYEITLLTVRSLDERGTPATSYCEPVGHVQVKGDYVESWQPQPMSDTAISRARNIAKTVTDELGGRGIFGVELFVRGDDVLFSEVSPRPHDTGMVTMVTQMQSEFDLHARAILGLPVSTDMRSPGASAVIYGGMDGKGITFEGVDEALRVPRSDLRLFGKPEAFTRRRMGVALAYGADVADARRRAKLCAGKVRPVKV, from the coding sequence ATGCGCATCGGAACCCCGCTCTCCGAAACGGCGACGAAGGTCATGCTCCTGGGCGCCGGGGAGCTGGGCAAAGAGGTCATCATCGCCCTCCAACGCTTGGGCGTGGAGGTGATCGCGGTGGACCGCTACGCCCACGCGCCGGGGCATCACCTCGCGCACCGTTTCCACGTCATCGACATGACGGACGCCGCCGCGCTGCGCGCGCTTGTCGAGGCGGAGCGCCCTCACATCATCGTGCCGGAGATCGAGGCGATCGCGACGGACGAGCTGAAGCGGATCGAGGATGCGGGCCTCGCGACGGTGATTCCCACCGCGCGCGCCGCCCAGCTCACCATGAATCGCGAGGGCATACGCCGTCTCGCGGCGGAAACGCTCCGCCTCCCGACATCCCGGTACGAATTCGCCGAGTCCGCCGAGCAGGTCCGGAACGCGGCGACCCACCTGGGCTTTCCCTGTCTGATCAAGCCGGTCATGTCCTCCTCCGGCAAGGGGCAATCGGTGCTCGATCGGATCGGCGACGTCGAGAAGGCGTGGACCTACGCGATCAGCTCCGGGCGCGTGAATCGCGGCCGGGTCATCGTCGAAGAGATGGTCCGCTTCGACTACGAGATCACGCTGCTCACGGTCCGCTCGCTGGACGAGCGCGGCACGCCAGCGACCTCGTATTGCGAGCCGGTCGGCCACGTGCAGGTGAAGGGCGACTACGTCGAGAGCTGGCAGCCGCAGCCGATGTCCGATACGGCGATCTCGCGGGCGCGGAACATCGCCAAGACCGTGACCGACGAGCTGGGTGGGCGCGGAATCTTCGGGGTCGAGCTGTTCGTGAGGGGCGACGACGTTCTCTTCAGCGAGGTGAGCCCCCGCCCGCACGACACCGGAATGGTGACGATGGTCACGCAGATGCAGAGCGAGTTCGACCTCCACGCGCGAGCGATCCTTGGCCTCCCCGTGAGCACCGACATGCGCTCCCCCGGAGCGAGCGCGGTGATCTACGGCGGGATGGATGGGAAGGGCATCACGTTCGAGGGCGTGGACGAAGCCCTGCGCGTGCCCCGATCCGACCTGCGATTGTTCGGAAAGCCGGAGGCCTTCACCCGGCGCCGGATGGGGGTCGCCCTGGCCTACGGCGCCGACGTGGCCGACGCGCGCCGCCGCGCCAAGCTCTGCGCCGGCAAGGTTCGACCGGTCAAGGTGTGA